A DNA window from Phragmites australis chromosome 11, lpPhrAust1.1, whole genome shotgun sequence contains the following coding sequences:
- the LOC133884701 gene encoding uncharacterized protein LOC133884701, whose amino-acid sequence MAGKGAAAAAATAAKWAEGYPWRDKLAKYKGELGKGVWGYWELGAWKPLGLSARKRARLRKEVLLAGEDWTYDPPRGEMRTKRKGHKCDRIAAEKRANTVELMKKMPQMLLDYKKRRWEKKMKEEESGKS is encoded by the exons ATGGCCGGGAAgggggctgcggcggcggccgcgacgGCGGCGAAGTGGGCGGAGGGGTACCCGTGGCGGGACAAGCTGGCCAAGTACAAGGGGGAGCTCGGGAAAGGGGTGTGGGGGTACTGGGAGCTCGGTGCGTGGAAGCCGCTCGGCCTCAGCGCCCGCAAGCGCGCCCGCCTCCGCAAGGAGGTCCTCCTCGCCGGCGAGGACTGGACCTACGACCCGCCCCGCGGAGAGATGCGCACCAAGCGCAAGGGGCACAAGTGCGACCGCATCGCCGCCGAGAA GCGAGCTAATACCGTTGAGCTGATGAAGAAGATGCCCCAGATGCTGCTCGACTACAAG AAACGTAGGTGGGAGAAAAAGATGAAAGAGGAGGAGAGCGGAAAGAGCTGA
- the LOC133884982 gene encoding zinc finger protein ZAT12-like, protein MSMKSFAFEEGDMSRVLMLMSHGQAEQVMPLPVAARGDRAPERVFVCKTCNRSFPSFQALGGHRASHKKPRLDGDGGDLSLGKPKLHGCSICGLEFAIGQALGGHMRRHRAITGGMPPATIVVDKKPEDVNVHDDGLKRGMWLDLNQPPCDDSSDTEAAECGHNATNGITFHQFLDTGAMAMDCLGY, encoded by the coding sequence ATGTCGATGAAGAGTTTTGCATTCGAGGAGGGGGACATGTCACGTGTGTTGATGCTCATGTCGCACGGCCAGGCGGAGCAGGTGATGCCTCTGCCGGTCGCCGCGCGCGGTGACCGCGCCCCGGAGAGGGTGTTCGTCTGCAAGACGTGCAACCGCTCGTTCCCGTCCTTTCAGGCGCTGGGCGGCCACCGCGCCAGCCACAAGAAGCCGCGGCtggacggggacggcggcgaCCTCTCACTAGGTAAGCCCAAGCTGCACGGCTGCTCCATCTGCGGCCTCGAGTTCGCCATCGGGCAGGCACTCGGCGGCCACATGAGGCGCCACCGCGCCATTACGGGCGGCATGCCGCCGGCGACGATCGTCGTCGACAAGAAGCCCGAAGACGTCAACGTCCACGACGACGGCCTCAAGCGCGGGATGTGGCTGGACCTGAACCAGCCTCCGTGCGACGACAGCAGCGACACCGAGGCCGCGGAGTGCGGCCACAATGCCACAAACGGGATCACGTTCCACCAGTTCTTGGACACTGGCGCCATGGCCATGGACTGCCTCGGCTACTAG
- the LOC133884699 gene encoding phragmoplastin interacting protein 1-like: MVLARKKLKQKLHTLVPSGDAEAAEHEAEAQAVKERLTSSKRPRPRRPKKSKKSLPEEVWQTEEEWRKEVERRREERRNKKKEKRRIRRLTEAEAAAAATQQSGGEAEAKEETVEVTDPAVGSEHPVEAEDREQTIKNVEVPEPRVRSNNPVVADNREQNHKVEVAKSGAGSNNPVFTENREQSIKKVYVGGIPYYSSEDDIRSFFEGCGSITAIDCMTFPESGKFRGIAILTFKTDAAAQRALALDSADMGGFYLKIQPYKYYREKEDFAPKLIEGYNRIYVGNLPWDITEDDIKKFFSDCKISSIRFGRDKETSDFKGYVHVDFSDGTSLAVALKLDQKVIKGRPVRIRCAVPKKDNQKVNDNGNSDPSKNKIRACYECGTPGHLSSSCPNKKDSEVRTCYECGSPGHLSSSCPNKKDSEVRICYECGTPGHLSSSCPNKKGSEVISDETKANVDSATASSKKRRTCYECGTPGHLSSACPNKRAADSVLNNMELDDDAKAAPTLVSEEKKLGDESNSAPSKKRRKCYECGISGHLSSACPNKKAAEVVCNEEKPDDGSNAIPSAIADEKKASDDTKSVPPKKKKRRTCYECGIAGHLSSECPNKAAAEVK, from the exons ATGGTGCTCGCGCGCAAGAAGCTGAAGCAGAAGCTCCACACCCTCGTCCCCTCCGGCGACGCCGAGGCGGCAGAGCATGAAGCGGAGGCGCAGGCCGTGAAGGAGCGGCTCACCTCCTCCAAGCGCCCCCGCCCCAGGCGGCCCAAGAAGTCCAAGAAGTCGCTCCCTGAAGAAGTGTGGCAGACGGAGGAGGAGTGGAGGAAGGAGGTGGaacggaggagggaggagaggaggaataagaagaaggagaagaggaggatcAGGAGGTTGACGGAggcggaggccgcggcggcggcgacacaGCAGTCGGGAGGGGAAGCGGAGGCCAAGGAAGAGACGGTGGAAGTGACCGACCCTGCTGTCGGGTCCGAGCATCCGGTTGAGGCAGAGGATAG GGAGCAAACTATAAAGAATGTGGAAGTGCCTGAACCAAGAGTTAGGTCCAACAATCCCGTCGTTGCAGATAATAG GGAGCAAAATCACAAGGTGGAAGTGGCCAAATCTGGAGCTGGGTCCAACAATCCTGTCTTCACAGAGAATAG GGAGCAAAGCATAAAGAAGGTGTATGTTGGTGGCATCCCATACTATTCATCGGAGGATGACATAAGGAGTTTCTTTGAAGGGTGTGGAAGTATCACAGCTATCGACTGCATGACTTTTCCCGAGAGTGGGAAATTCAGGGGTATTGCCATTCTCACATTTAAG ACTGACGCTGCCGCCCAGAGGGCATTGGCTCTTGATAGTGCAGATAT GGGAGGATTTTATCTGAAAATCCAGCCTTACAAATATTACCGTGAGAAGGAAGATTTTGCACCAAAGTTGATAGAGGGATACAATAGGATATATGTTGGAAATCTACCATGGGATATAACAGAAGATGATATAAAAAAGTTCTTTTCTGATTGCAAGATTTCGTCCATCCGATTTGGAAGAGACAAGGAGACAAGTGATTTCAAGGGCTATGTGCATGTTGATTTTTCTGATGGCACATCTCTTGCTGTTGCTTTGAAGCTTGACCAGAAGGTGATTAAGGGACGGCCAGTCAGAATCAGATGCGCTGTTCCCAAAAAGGATAACCAGAAAGTCAATGATAATGGGAACTCGGATCCTTCAAAGAATAAGATccgggcatgctatgaatgtggcacCCCTGGGCACCTCTCTTCTTCGTGCCCAAATAAGAAGGATTCTGAAGTACGgacatgctatgaatgtggcagCCCTGGGCAcctctcttcttcttgcccAAATAAGAAGGATTCTGAAGTACGGatatgctatgaatgtggcacCCCTGGGCACCTCTCTTCGTCTTGCCCAAATAAGAAGGGTTCTGAAGTAATTTCTGATGAAACGAAGGCTAATGTTGACTCTGCCACAGCATCCTCGAAGAAGAGGCGGACATGTTATGAATGTGGGACACCTGGCCATCTCTCATCGGCTTGTCCAAACAAAAGGGCAGCAGACTCTGTTTTGAACAACAtggagcttgatgatgatgcaaaGGCTGCACCTACCTTGGTGTCCGAGGAAAAGAAATTAGGCGATGAATCAAATTCAGCACCTTCGAAGAAGAGGCGGAAATGCTACGAGTGTGGCATTTCTGGTCATCTCTCATCCGCTTGCCCCAACAAAAAGGCTGCTGAGGTTGTCTGCAATGAAGAGAAACCTGATGATGGCTCAAATGCTATTCCTTCAGCCATTGCCGATGAAAAGAAGGCCAGTGACGACACAAAATCTGTGCctccaaagaaaaagaagagacgcacatgctatgagtgtggcaTCGCCGGCCATCTCTCGTCAGAGTGCCCAAACAAGGCAGCTGCTGAGGTCAAATGA